CGTGTACTGGGACGACACGAAGTATATGGGCGAGGCGTATCCAGCGTTTGGATGGGCTGTATATGTCGCCGAGGTGACCGTTGATACGGCAACGTACAGCGTTACGGTCGATGACTTCATTGCGCTGCAGGAGGTCGGCAGAGTGCTGCATCCGGTGCTTGCGGCGGGACAGATTGAAGGCGGCGTAGCGCAGGCGATCGGCTATGCGCTGTACGAAAAAGTGCTGTGGAACCAAGGGCGAATGCAGAACAATCAGATGACGAACTATATTATGCCGACCTCGCAGGACCTTCCGCCGATACGGGTTTACTTCGAAGAGGTTCCTTATCAGTACGGACCCTATGGCGCGAAAGGCATTGGTGAGCTTCCGATGGATGGACCGGCTCCGGCGATCGTTAATGCTGTTGTGGCCGCCACTGGTGAAGAGTTTTGCTCGATACCGCTGATGCCTGAGGATGTCTTCGTTGTGATGGGCGTTGGTGCAAATGTTTCTGACGAGGTCACAGCGTAATGTCCGCGCGTACAGAGATTCGCTTCACGGTCAACGGCACGGAGCGCGCTGTGCCAGCATATCCGATGGAGCGCCTTCTGGATGTGTTGCGCAATGAGCTGGGACTGACAGGGACGAAAGAAGGCTGCGGCGAAGGCGAGTGCGGGTCGTGCTCGGTGATGCTGAACGGCGAGTTGGTAAATAGCTGTCTTGTGCCGGTGCTTCAGGCAGAGGGAGCAGACGTGCGCACGATCGAAGGGCTTGCGGCAGAGACGCTGCATCCGGTACAGAAGGCGTTTCTGGAGTGCGGCGGAGCGCAGTGCGGTATCTGCACGCCGGGGATGATTGTTGCGACAGTCCACCTTCTGCGGTCGAAACCAAAGCCGACGATGGAGGAGATTCGCGAGGGGCTGAATGGAAACCTCTGCCGCTGCACTGGCTACACGCGGATATTCGAAGCGGTAAAGAGCGCGGCGCAGGCGATGAGTTCGGATGATCTGAAGATTTTGGCTGCGGCGCCGGAGAAAGCTGAATGAGATCGCTGCCGTCGAGCTATGAGCTGGTATCGCCGCGATCGCTGGACCGCGTGCTGGCGCTGATGGCAGAGGAGCCAGGAAGTTGGACTCCGGTGGCGGGCGGCACGGAGGTGATGGTGCAGTTCGGCGCGGGGAAGCTGGCTGCGCGCCGGCTGGTGGATATTGGCGGACTGGCGGAGCTGAGGACGATTACGGAGCGAAGCGATGAACTGCACGTTGGGGCCGGGTGCACCTATGCCGACCTGCGACGGAATGCCTGCGTCAACAGCGAGTTTCCGATGCTGAGCACTGCCGCGTCGTGGACGGGGAGCATTGCGAATCAGAACCGCGGCACGCTTGGCGGGAACATTGTGAATGCTTCACCGGCGGCCGATTCCCTGCCCGCCTTGCTGGTGTATGAAGCGGAGCTGGTTCTGGTCTCAACGCGTGGCGAACGGCGCGTACCCTATGTCGATTTCCACACGGGCTATAAGCAGATGCGCCTGTTGCCTGACGAACTGGTTCGCAGCATTATTTTGCCGCGACGATACAAGAGCTATACAAGCTGCGCTCGCAAGGTTGGGCCACGCAATGCGCAGGCAATCTCAAAGCTGTGCATGGCGGCGTTGGCGAAGGTTTCGGATAGGCGGATTGAGGAGATCAGAATTGCGTTTGGCAGCATGGCTCCCGTTCCCCTGCGCCTGCGCAAGACGGAGGCTGTGCTGAACGGAAGTACGTGGAGCGAAGAGACGCTTCGCGCAGCGCGAGCTGCACTACAAACAGAGGTGGCACCAATCGACGACATCCGCTCAACGCGACAGTATCGCGTTGCCGTGGCGGGAAACCTGCTGGAAGAGTTCCTGCGAGGATTGTTCGCGAAGACAGTGAATACCGTACTGGAGCGATGGAATTCACTGAGCGATGCCGATGCCGCGTCTGAATTGCTTTCATGCTGCGGATCGAGCGCATGGGCACGCTCGATGGCCGCCGCACGGCCATATGGAGACGCGCAACAACTGTTTCTCCGCGCGAGCGAGGTCTGGCGCGGGCTTGGCGTCGACGACTGGATGGAAGCATTTAACAGCCATCCGCGCATAGGCGAGCGTCACGCCGCGAACGCAAC
The genomic region above belongs to Acidobacteriota bacterium and contains:
- a CDS encoding (2Fe-2S)-binding protein, which produces MSARTEIRFTVNGTERAVPAYPMERLLDVLRNELGLTGTKEGCGEGECGSCSVMLNGELVNSCLVPVLQAEGADVRTIEGLAAETLHPVQKAFLECGGAQCGICTPGMIVATVHLLRSKPKPTMEEIREGLNGNLCRCTGYTRIFEAVKSAAQAMSSDDLKILAAAPEKAE